The sequence below is a genomic window from Eubalaena glacialis isolate mEubGla1 chromosome 13, mEubGla1.1.hap2.+ XY, whole genome shotgun sequence.
AGCAGAGCCAGGCCCTGGCGCCTCCAGCATTCAGGCGCGCGCGGGCTTCACCAGAGAAGGCTCTTGCCAGGGCTGCTGGGCTACAGCTTACGGTGATGCCACGTCTGTCCCCACAGGCACTGCTGCCAGTCCTGGCAAAGAGAGGAATCGTCCCCAACCTGCAGACATTCTGCAGCCTGGCCATCGGGTGCCGCAGGCCAGGGGATGGCCTGCAGCTGCTTGCAGACATGAGGGTGAGtgggcccaggcccaggcaggcCCCGTGGTGCTGAAGAagaaggggggggggggcgcgagGGGACCCTCCCGAACCGCCCAGGCCTCTGCCCTCAGGGTAAGCTGATGGGAGCGGGGCAGGGAGAGTAGGGTCGCTCTAGCTGCGAGTGTGGAATGGTCAGTGGCCCAATTTGGGAGAAAGGAAACCCTGGTGAGGTGCTTTAGGAATGGGCGTTGAGGGCCAGGGGTGTTATGATCGCCAAGGTGGTGGCCGTGGGGTGAGATTGAAGGGTGGGGGCAGGTCTTGGCCCCAACCCTCTAGAGGGATGGAGGCCATGACGGGAGCAGGGAGGGTACCAGAATTCTCGGGGGACGAGGGTGCAGTGAACCCACAGAAGGCGGTCTCCTGCCCTGAGGTGGTTTACCGCCTGAGTCTGTTGATCTCTGAGAACAGTCCTCTACTTGCTGTCCAGGTTCTTCAGGACTGAGAGGGCGGGGTCCTCAGCCACCGGGGATGGACCCGCAGAGTGGGGGACATGGAGGGGGGCGTACAGCCTGTTGTTGCTGCGAGGTCCTGCCCTTCTCGTCCCTGGTGGCTGGTCTGCAGAGCAGGCCTGACTGGCAGGGTAGCTCCCCAAGCCTGATGTGCCACCGGTGGCCGCTCTGTCCCAGCCACCGCCATCATCTCGCTGACGGCATGTCTGTGATGTTCCAGAAATCCCAGATGACCCCCAATGCCCACATCTACAGCAGCCTCATCAACGCGGCCGTCAAGAAGCTGGACTACGCCTATCTCATCGACATCCTGAAGGACATGAGGCGGAACAGGGTCCCGGTGAATGAAGTGGTCATCCGCCAGCTGGAGTTCGCAGCCCAGTACCCACCCACCTTCGACCGGGTAAGTGCGCCAAGCTCTAACGTGCCCGTCGTCTCCCTAAccagcgcccccccccccaccccacccagttcTGACCTGCTGGGATTGGCATCCTTTTGCTTTAAACTGTCAGTGGCTTCCCTTGGGGAAAATGCCAAACTCCTCAGACCACTGCCTGCGAGCCCCTGTTCACGTGGCTCATTTCATCTTAGGCCACTCCTCCCTCGGTTCACTGTCAGTCCCACGGCCTCTTCCCTGCCTCGGGGTTTTTGTATTCTCTTCACCTTGAATAGGCTGCCCTGCTTTTCACATGGTTGTGGTTCCTTCTCATCTGGTAGGTGTCGGCTCAGATGGCTCTTTCTCAGAGGTGCCCTGCTGGAGGCCCCCATACAAGCACTATTCCTTTTCACCATGTTTCACAGTCGGTAattacacacacacgtgtgtgacTCTTGCCTTGAGGAGATTGTAAAAGCCCCTAGAGGTGGAGACTGTCTGCCTTGCTCACCTGGGTCCCTGGTGCCTGCCTGTCGTCAGGCGCCCAGCATAGATTGTTGTTTGTCGAGTGAATGGGGACGGCAGGAGGGCAGCGACAGAATCTGATTTGTAACAGCCACTTCTCTCCTTGCTGCTCTGAGGATATCAGGCTCCGGGGCTTTGGTTTTTAGGTCCGCTGAGTCAGACCCTGTGCTGAGCACCTCCAGAGCAGCTGTGGCCTGACTGGGAGGGAGACAAGTCGGCCAGGACACACCAAGCCAGGGGACGTGGGGTCAGGGACGGCTGTGCAGGGGGGATGCTTGAAGGCTTAGTAAGAGCTAGTGAGACAGCGGTGGAGAGTATGCCGGAGGGCATAGCTGGGCATCTTTGAACAGCTGATTGTTAGTCTTATCTTACTGATGCCtcagagttctttaaatattctggacACTGGTCTTTTGTTGGTTCCATGTTGCAAGAATCTTCCAGTTGGGGGGTTGTCTCTTCACTGTGCAGGGCCCACTAGGGGTCTTCTCAGGTTCAATCAACAGTCACCATACTACCAGAAGCCTAAAGCTTATTGTATTCAGCCATACGTTCATACTCTCTTATGGTGGACTTACTTCTGTTTGTGATCATCAGGTTTTTGCTTCACGTACTTTCAGGCTCTATTAGGTACAAGTTTAGAACTGTTAAACCTTTTGAATCAACCCTTTTATCATCATGTAGTAACGGTCTTTATCTCATacgttttgtctgttttttctctgGTTTTCTCTGTGTTCCTCTACCAGCTTTCTCTTGGTGTCTGCCTGGCACGTctggtttcctttccttctttcctcctctcctgaGACCTCTGCAGCAGTGCTGAGATGACAGTCAGAGGGAGGCAATGCCTGTGCCGAGCGGGAGGCGCTCAGCAGGCTGTGGAGGCACAGCTGGTGGCGCCCAGCGATTCTCGCTGTGCGGGGCTGGGGCGCCGTGCCTGGGTATAGGAGCCCAGCAGCACGGACTCAGGAAGGATCGTAGCAGATGAGAGAGAATCTGGCTCTGCCCCATGGTACAGCTTTGTTTCTCTACCGTACACTGCTcggtgttgagcagcttttctgcCCTCTCCCTTTGGCCAACTGGAAGCAAGAACAGCTTCCCTGAGCCCTGAGCCAGCTGCCATGGTTTGGGGTCAGCGGTAGGTAGCATGCAGTGAGTCTAATCGTGGCCCCTCTGAGCCTTGGAACCCCACGCTTTTCCAACTACAGTACAAAGGGAGAGACACCTACTTGGAGAAGATTGATGGCTTCCGAGCTTATTATAAGCAGTGGCTGAAAGTGATGCCAGCAGAGGAAACCCCCCACCCGTGGCAGAAGTTCCGGACCAAACCAAAGGGAGACCAGGACACCGTCACTGTGGCCGATGTGGACAGAGGCCCTGGGGGCAGGTgatggggagaccctgggggaccTCCAGCAGAGCTGGAACAAAGTGCATGGCCTTCACATGGCTCTGCGGGAGCCCCAGGAGTCCCTTTCATATTCAAGACACGTGAACGTGCAGGTGTAGCTGCAAGCTTGAGGGGAAGGTCTGGTCCACAGTAAGAGCTGCAGCTTTTTGCAGGCATTGGTCTGAGGTGCCCAACAAGTTCATGGCAAGTCCAAGAGCAGCTTGGGCCACCTTGGTATGTCATCTCAGGCCATCCTCGCCTGAGAGGTTCCCACCCCCATCACTGATGAGGAAAGTaagtgctcaaggtcacacagcacctGTGAGGTGGATCACGCCTTAAGGGCGACTGGTCTCCAGGGCTTGGCGCTGTCCCACTGGGTTCCACAGACTGCGGGCTCTGAAAGAAGGCAGGCAGGACCCAAAAGGTTTAAGAGTTTTATTTCTACAAATCACAGCTGATGAACACCAAAGCCTTCACACGTAGAGACCATGTTCCTACTCGGGCCTGGGGAACTGCTCTGAGGAGGAGCTGCTCCCAGGAAAGGGTGGCGTGACAGGCAGAAACCTGCGCAGTCCAGAGTCCGGGGTGGAGAGGGGTCGGCCCGACGGCCTCAGCCAGAGCAGCCCCGGCAGCCGCAGTGCGTGCACTCGATGATCCGGCCCTGCAAACAGAGGACAGCTGAGACCCCGCGCCCCTGCCGCGGGCCACACGCCCACACGCAGGACTCCTCCTGCGCGAAGGGTGGCCACGGGACATCCACTCCCCACAGGACGCTCCTCAGAAACCCTCCGCCACAGTGCTGGATGGGGAAAATTCGGTTCCCTCGTGAAGATGGAAACAGCTGCTGTTGACACTGCAGTTACATCTCTATGTGGATTTAATTTATGCAAATTCAGTGTACACACTTGctcccaaaaaaggaaaaaaaaaatctgtgtgaatGATTCTTGTTATTCTGTGAAGCAAGCAGGACACACCCTACAATGAGCTGGGGGGTGGGTCTGCTACCGCTCAGGGGGCTCGGGGCTCAGGGCCTCCTCTGGGCTGGGGAACTTTCCACTGTGGCTCGGGAAGAACAGTGTGTACTTGAATCTGTGTGGCAGCAGAACAGTCTTGTCCCCCAGGCCAGGTGTGGCCTAGTGTCTGGCcggggtggcggggtgggggggcgccgCCCAGCAGACAAAAGGCCCCAGGGCAATggtgtttatgtttattttcctttttcttctttttcggGGGAGCAAGACTCTGGTCTAAGGAAACAAGATCTGATGGTGAACCCCAACTAAATCTGAAGCAGGCTCTGTTCTGGCCACAGGTCTGGGGCAGCAGCCCCAGCTAGACATCACCATGGAACCCCGGGGCTctcgcaggagcagggcttctgCTGCTCCGCCACCCCTCCTGCCCCCGCCGGAGACCAGCACCAGAGCCGCCCCTCAGGAGGCAGCCCGTGCTCGCTCTCCACTGCTCCACATGCCCGTCCTTGAGCTTCCAGATGGTTCGGGGGGCAGAGCTGCCTGCTGAGCTAAAGCCCTTGGTCCAGAGCCGAAGCCCTACAAGCTGTAACTAGTGCTGCAGGGTGAAGGGACCTTGTGACGAGGGACTGTGTGAAAGAAGACATCTGGCCTGACCTCCCAGCGGGGCCCACGGCAGTCAGCCGAGGGGCCGCGCTCAAAGGCCGCTAACGGCCAACAGCCCAGCAACCCTTCTCTGCCTCCTGCGGCTCCACTTCAGAGGCGTCTGTGCGTGGAGCTGAGCTACTGCACACCCAGCCGCGTTCCCCAGCCGCCCAGGAAGTTCTGGCAGGAGACGCGGTGATGCTAACATTGAAGTGTCACTGGGAGGAAAAGGAGGCCTGGAAAAAAGGGCGGCTGAAGGGCAAGCACTGGAGGGAAAGGGACAAGCTCCTGCCGACTGGCCCACCCTCCCGGCCACCCTGGGGGTGGGTATCATCACCCCCATTTGGTTAAGTGAGcccaataacttgcccaaaggaGGAGGTGGGACTGGCCCCCAGATGTAAGATCATTACTGCCAAACTCCCTGGCATGGATTCCTGACCAGAGGGTCTCACTCCTGGCGGGATGGCCAACCACAAAACAGAAGAACATAAAACCCCTTGTGGTCAACTAGGGCAGAATCCTGACAGTAACATCACACCCAGTCGTCAGACATGACAGGGGTGGAGACATTACCACTTCCAGCTTGCTTTTGGGGACCCGGCAAATGCAGTTTGTCCCAAAATTGGTGTCCCGTGTCTGAATGCACCGCAGGCAGCATAGGTTCTCATATCCCTGCTTTTTCCATTTTGCGATCAGGTTTTTATCTGCATAGCCTTCTTTAATACAGTATTCATACAGTTCTGTCAAAAAGATGGGGAAAGGGCATCAGACCATAGTATAACaaagctccccccacccctggcccatCACTACCCACCCTTAAAAAGAGTATgtagccaggggcttccctggtggcgcagtggttaagaatccgcctgccaatgcaggggacacgggttcgagccctggtctgggaagatcccacatgccgtggagcaactaagcccatgcgccacaactgagcctgttactgagcctgtgctctagagcccgcgagccacaactactgaaggccacgcacctagagcccattctctgtaacaagagaagccaccgcaatgagaagcccgcgcacagcaacaaagagtagcccccactcaccacaactagagaaggcccgcgcacagcaacgaacacccaatgcagccaaaaattaaaaaaaaaaaagtatttagccAATGTTGGCctggcttctttcctttttttggtggTGAGAAACATGATGACACTTGCTGAGGTTTCAAGAATTAAATAAATCTGAAAGCTACTCAAGTTGGGAAGGTTAAGAGAGAATTTGGCCAATTACCTCTGCTTATGGCTTTCCGCTTGTAGAAGAGGTCAAAAATATAGCGGGTTTTCTGGTGATGGATCCTAAAGATGGGCCACAGAGATTccactttcctctttccctcGTGAGGTTCTGTTTCAGCTGGAGAGAAaacacatgtgtttgttttttgggggatAGGGTAGTCTGCATAGGATATAGTGTTATTTTTTTAGTAAGTAgggataaagaataaatactttgtacccactaggatggctataatcaaaatga
It includes:
- the BUD31 gene encoding protein BUD31 homolog isoform X2; translation: MPKVKRSRKAPPDGWELIEPTLDELDQKMREAETEPHEGKRKVESLWPIFRIHHQKTRYIFDLFYKRKAISRELYEYCIKEGYADKNLIAKWKKQGYENLCCLRCIQTRDTNFGTNCICRVPKSKLEVGRIIECTHCGCRGCSG
- the BUD31 gene encoding protein BUD31 homolog isoform X1 is translated as MPKVKRSRKAPPDGWELIEPTLDELDQKMREAETEPHEGKRKVESLWPIFRIHHQKTRYIFDLFYKRKAISRELYEYCIKEGYADKNLIAKWKKQGYENLCCLRCIQTRDTNFGTNCICRVPKSKLEVVMSPPLSCLTTGCDVTVRILP